One window from the genome of Desulforamulus ruminis DSM 2154 encodes:
- a CDS encoding GNAT family N-acetyltransferase, whose amino-acid sequence MIRKCTQREFEVIYSIINEASQAYKGVIPVNCWQEPYMSREELRREMAEGVRFWGYELDGQLAGVMGSQQVWDVTLIRHAYVRVDKQKQGIGGQLLSFLCAQTRRPVLIGTWADAFWAVDFYRKHGFRMVSAAEKDRLLRKYWSIPEGQRKTSVVLGDVKYFSST is encoded by the coding sequence GTGATACGCAAATGCACCCAAAGGGAATTTGAGGTCATTTACTCCATTATTAACGAGGCCTCGCAGGCATACAAAGGGGTCATTCCTGTGAACTGCTGGCAGGAACCTTATATGTCAAGGGAAGAACTGCGGCGTGAGATGGCAGAAGGAGTCCGGTTCTGGGGGTACGAGCTGGACGGCCAACTGGCTGGAGTGATGGGCAGCCAACAGGTTTGGGACGTAACCCTGATAAGGCATGCCTACGTTCGAGTGGATAAACAAAAGCAGGGTATTGGCGGTCAACTGCTATCCTTTCTTTGCGCGCAAACCCGCCGTCCCGTTTTAATCGGCACCTGGGCCGATGCCTTCTGGGCTGTGGACTTTTACCGGAAGCATGGTTTCCGCATGGTTTCTGCTGCGGAAAAGGATCGGTTGCTGAGAAAATACTGGTCTATCCCCGAAGGACAGAGGAAAACTTCCGTGGTATTAGGAGATGTAAAATATTTTTCTTCCACCTGA
- a CDS encoding AraC family transcriptional regulator, giving the protein MKKVLDLWKEVKQGLRRMIAKKPREQVKLWSLPHLKDTELLYANYVTQSFAKHAHDGFAIGVIKKGALKFFYRGEHLIASPGCINLAVPGEAHNGWAASPAGWTYRMFYLPPALLEQAASQMVGRPKGLPFFQPGVIQDPLLAGLIQELHFLLEDPGTPLLEQESRLLWMLTLLIARHADKRFPLPRIGKERQAIGRAREHIETCYAEDLTLQHLAAVAHLSSFHFMRIFHHEVGLPPHAYLTQIRVKRAKDLLKRGLPISRVALETGFADQSHLTRQFKRVVGVTPGQYSKIVQDR; this is encoded by the coding sequence ATGAAAAAAGTATTAGATTTATGGAAAGAAGTTAAACAGGGGCTGAGAAGGATGATTGCCAAGAAGCCCAGGGAGCAAGTAAAACTTTGGAGTCTGCCTCACCTTAAGGATACAGAACTGCTGTATGCAAACTACGTAACCCAGTCCTTTGCCAAGCATGCCCATGATGGTTTCGCCATCGGCGTAATAAAAAAGGGAGCTTTAAAATTTTTTTACCGCGGGGAGCACCTTATTGCCTCACCGGGCTGCATTAACCTGGCTGTACCCGGTGAGGCCCACAACGGGTGGGCGGCCAGTCCCGCAGGGTGGACATACCGCATGTTTTACCTTCCCCCGGCTTTACTGGAGCAGGCAGCTTCTCAAATGGTGGGCCGGCCTAAGGGCCTACCCTTTTTTCAACCCGGTGTCATCCAGGACCCATTGCTGGCAGGTCTGATTCAAGAGCTCCATTTTCTACTGGAAGATCCGGGTACTCCTCTGCTGGAGCAAGAATCCCGACTGCTGTGGATGTTGACGCTATTGATTGCCCGTCATGCGGATAAACGTTTTCCTCTTCCCAGGATAGGAAAGGAACGTCAGGCCATAGGGCGTGCCAGGGAACATATAGAGACCTGCTATGCTGAGGATCTAACTCTGCAACATCTTGCTGCAGTGGCTCATCTTAGTTCCTTTCATTTTATGCGAATTTTTCATCATGAAGTGGGCCTGCCTCCCCACGCCTATCTTACACAGATTCGGGTTAAACGGGCCAAGGATCTTCTAAAAAGAGGCCTGCCCATATCCCGTGTGGCCTTGGAGACGGGTTTTGCGGATCAAAGCCATCTTACCCGGCAGTTTAAACGGGTTGTGGGCGTGACTCCGGGCCAATACAGCAAGATTGTACAAGACCGGTAA
- a CDS encoding NADH-dependent [FeFe] hydrogenase, group A6, with amino-acid sequence MPANRETTGPHTLPPERPVGQPPVELTGERITMYINDEAVQVDKGTNVLEACRTNGYDIPSLCYIRDINTAGSCRVCIVEIEGSRNLQAACVYPVAEGLKVHTSTPRVRRARRRVVELLLSEHNRECTTCVRSTNCELQALAHKVGARQGKLGTQLRHDCKIVNNPFITRDYSKCIKCRRCEAVCKNMQGIGVYSALNRGYDTVIAPAFERNLSEVACIACGQCVLACPTASLTERSYIEEVWQALGDPDKHVVVQTAPAIQVSIGEEFDLPVGTVVSEKMAAALRRLGFDSVFSTDFAADMTIMEEAGELLQRMEKGGPLPLISSCSPGWIKLCEHFYPEFIHHLSSCKSPMEMFGALAKTYYAQKKGIGPKDMVVVGVMPCTAKKFEAARPEMKTYGFQDVDYVLTTRELARMIKEADLDLRKMPEESFDQPLGLSSGAANIFAATGGVMEAAIRTALALTGGKEMGRLEFKELRGIRGVKEAELELKGQKIRLAVAHGTSNARKLMERLKRGEQFHFIEIMACAGGCVGGGGQPVTRDPEKPELTLEHRSQRAKGLYALDLGKELRRSHENKAVLQVYEEFLGEPMSKKAKEILHTRYTARGKLPGFNFEQQEKAQGIKEVPLGNLPGLLH; translated from the coding sequence ATGCCAGCAAACCGGGAGACAACTGGACCGCATACCCTACCGCCTGAGCGGCCGGTGGGTCAGCCCCCTGTGGAGCTTACGGGGGAACGGATTACCATGTATATCAACGATGAAGCCGTTCAGGTGGATAAGGGAACCAATGTATTGGAAGCCTGCCGGACCAACGGCTATGATATTCCCAGTTTATGTTATATCCGGGACATCAACACCGCCGGTTCCTGCCGGGTCTGCATTGTTGAAATTGAAGGCAGCCGCAACCTGCAGGCCGCCTGTGTTTATCCGGTGGCAGAAGGATTAAAGGTACATACCAGTACACCCAGGGTTCGCCGGGCCAGAAGGCGGGTGGTGGAGTTGCTCCTTTCCGAGCACAACCGGGAATGCACCACCTGCGTCCGGAGTACCAACTGTGAACTGCAGGCCCTGGCCCATAAAGTAGGCGCCCGGCAGGGGAAATTAGGAACCCAGCTTCGCCATGATTGTAAAATTGTCAATAATCCCTTTATCACCAGGGACTATAGTAAGTGTATCAAGTGCCGCCGCTGCGAGGCGGTGTGCAAAAATATGCAGGGAATCGGGGTTTATTCGGCTCTGAACCGGGGGTATGACACCGTGATCGCCCCGGCCTTTGAGCGAAACTTATCGGAAGTGGCCTGCATTGCCTGCGGTCAGTGTGTTCTGGCCTGCCCCACAGCTTCCCTCACCGAGCGGTCCTACATCGAAGAAGTGTGGCAGGCCCTTGGGGACCCGGACAAGCATGTGGTGGTGCAGACAGCGCCGGCCATACAGGTCAGCATAGGCGAAGAGTTTGATTTGCCGGTGGGCACGGTGGTTTCCGAAAAAATGGCCGCGGCTCTTCGGCGTCTGGGTTTTGACAGTGTTTTTTCCACAGATTTTGCTGCGGATATGACCATCATGGAAGAGGCCGGCGAGTTGCTGCAGAGGATGGAAAAGGGTGGACCGCTGCCCCTGATTTCCTCCTGCAGCCCAGGCTGGATTAAGCTTTGTGAGCATTTTTATCCGGAATTTATCCACCATCTTTCAAGCTGTAAATCCCCTATGGAAATGTTCGGTGCTTTGGCCAAGACCTATTACGCGCAAAAGAAAGGAATTGGTCCAAAGGATATGGTGGTGGTGGGGGTGATGCCCTGTACAGCCAAGAAATTTGAAGCAGCCCGGCCGGAAATGAAAACCTACGGTTTTCAGGATGTGGATTATGTTTTAACCACCCGGGAGTTGGCCCGGATGATTAAAGAGGCTGATTTGGATCTGAGGAAAATGCCCGAAGAAAGCTTCGATCAGCCCCTGGGCCTTTCCTCCGGAGCAGCCAATATTTTTGCCGCCACCGGCGGGGTGATGGAAGCGGCCATTCGCACGGCCCTGGCACTCACCGGAGGAAAAGAGATGGGCCGGCTGGAGTTTAAGGAATTGCGCGGCATCCGGGGAGTCAAAGAAGCGGAGTTGGAATTAAAGGGACAAAAAATTCGCCTGGCTGTGGCCCATGGAACCAGCAATGCCCGAAAACTTATGGAAAGATTAAAGCGGGGTGAACAGTTCCATTTCATTGAAATTATGGCCTGTGCCGGCGGATGTGTGGGCGGCGGCGGTCAGCCTGTGACCCGTGATCCGGAAAAGCCTGAACTGACCTTGGAACATCGGAGCCAGCGGGCCAAAGGTCTCTATGCCCTGGACCTGGGCAAGGAACTGCGACGGTCCCACGAAAACAAGGCCGTACTGCAGGTTTACGAAGAGTTTTTGGGGGAACCTATGAGCAAAAAAGCCAAAGAAATCCTGCACACCCGTTATACCGCCCGGGGCAAGCTGCCAGGTTTTAATTTTGAGCAACAGGAAAAAGCCCAAGGGATCAAAGAAGTACCGCTGGGTAATCTGCCGGGACTACTGCACTAG
- a CDS encoding substrate-binding domain-containing protein — MKKLNARIFIALLLTMVMLVFAGCQQAAPKEEPKKEEPKNVAVKDVILATTTSTQDSGLLDVLQPEFEKQTGYTLKIIAVGTGAALAMGEKGEADVLLVHAPASEKALVDSGVGLNYSLVMHNDFILVGPENDPAGIKEAKTTAEAMKKIYDKGAIFVSRGDDSGTHKKELEIWKEAGLDPKGQQWYQEAGSGMGQTLNIASEKQGYTLADRATYLAQKNNIKLAILLQGDKSLLNIYHVMNVNPEKFSKVNAEGGKAFVDFMIAKETQEMIGKFGVDKYGEPLFFPDAGK, encoded by the coding sequence ATGAAGAAGCTCAATGCTCGGATTTTTATCGCTTTGTTATTAACCATGGTCATGCTGGTATTTGCCGGTTGCCAGCAAGCGGCTCCCAAGGAAGAGCCGAAAAAAGAAGAACCAAAAAACGTTGCGGTTAAAGATGTTATTCTAGCCACCACCACCAGCACCCAGGACAGCGGTCTTCTGGATGTTCTGCAGCCTGAATTTGAAAAGCAGACCGGTTATACTTTAAAAATTATCGCTGTTGGTACCGGTGCCGCCCTGGCCATGGGTGAAAAGGGCGAAGCCGACGTTCTACTGGTTCACGCTCCTGCCTCTGAAAAGGCACTGGTGGACAGCGGTGTAGGCCTCAATTATTCCTTAGTAATGCATAATGATTTTATCTTGGTCGGACCCGAAAATGACCCCGCCGGTATTAAAGAAGCCAAGACCACTGCGGAAGCCATGAAGAAGATTTATGACAAGGGCGCGATTTTTGTTTCCCGCGGTGATGACTCCGGTACTCATAAAAAGGAATTGGAAATTTGGAAAGAAGCGGGCCTGGATCCCAAGGGACAGCAGTGGTATCAGGAAGCCGGCTCCGGGATGGGACAAACGCTCAATATAGCTTCTGAAAAGCAGGGCTATACTTTAGCTGACCGGGCCACCTACCTGGCACAGAAGAACAATATAAAACTGGCCATCCTGCTGCAGGGCGACAAATCCCTGTTAAATATTTATCACGTTATGAATGTAAATCCCGAGAAATTTAGTAAAGTAAACGCTGAAGGCGGCAAGGCCTTTGTTGATTTCATGATTGCTAAGGAAACCCAGGAAATGATCGGCAAGTTTGGTGTAGATAAATACGGTGAGCCCCTGTTCTTCCCTGACGCCGGTAAATAG
- a CDS encoding DUF1540 domain-containing protein — MNQHIHCIVNDCHYWAQGNKCEANEILVATDQFGSSQTDKIDAAMATQLTPASAGSCMDTCCKTYVAKGSGKTTVDNVTRMS; from the coding sequence ATGAACCAACATATTCACTGCATTGTAAACGATTGCCATTACTGGGCTCAGGGAAACAAATGCGAAGCCAATGAAATTTTGGTAGCCACCGATCAGTTCGGATCCTCTCAAACCGATAAAATTGATGCTGCTATGGCTACCCAACTTACTCCGGCAAGCGCAGGCAGTTGCATGGATACTTGCTGTAAAACCTATGTGGCCAAAGGCTCCGGAAAGACAACCGTGGACAATGTAACAAGAATGTCCTAA
- a CDS encoding molybdopterin-binding protein has protein sequence MKIVPVQEAVGMVLCHDITQIVPDKFKGRAFKKGHIVQREDIPRLLDIGKENLYVWEINQDLLHEDDAALRIARAAAGSGIKLTEPREGKVNLVAEGMGLLKVNTDGLYRINEMEEVMFATLHTNQIVYEDKILAGTRIIPLVIQEKKIRNIETLCALNYPIVEIKPFKSLKVGVVTTGSEVYHGRIQDKFGPVVAKKVESWGSYVFRQIFVPDSTERIAEAINTLLREGAEMVTVTGGMSVDPDDLTPAGIKAAGGRIVTYGAPTLPGAMFMVAYIGNVPVLGLPGCVMYHGSSIFDLVVPRILAGEEITRKDIIALGHGGLCVKCTPCRYPDCGFGKGG, from the coding sequence ATGAAGATTGTTCCGGTTCAAGAAGCTGTAGGAATGGTACTTTGCCATGATATTACCCAAATCGTGCCGGACAAGTTTAAAGGCCGGGCTTTTAAAAAAGGACATATTGTACAAAGGGAAGATATCCCCAGGCTGCTGGATATCGGCAAAGAAAATCTCTATGTATGGGAAATCAATCAGGATCTGCTGCATGAAGACGATGCCGCCCTGCGGATTGCCAGGGCAGCGGCCGGCAGCGGCATAAAATTGACGGAGCCCCGGGAGGGGAAAGTCAATTTGGTGGCTGAAGGCATGGGATTGCTTAAGGTCAATACTGATGGCCTATACCGTATCAATGAGATGGAAGAAGTAATGTTTGCTACACTGCATACCAATCAAATTGTTTATGAAGATAAAATTCTAGCGGGTACCCGAATCATTCCCTTGGTTATTCAGGAGAAAAAAATTCGCAATATTGAAACTTTATGTGCCTTGAACTACCCTATTGTAGAAATAAAGCCTTTTAAATCGCTTAAAGTCGGCGTGGTAACCACCGGCAGTGAAGTATACCACGGACGTATTCAAGATAAATTCGGACCGGTGGTGGCGAAAAAGGTTGAATCCTGGGGCAGTTATGTTTTTAGACAGATTTTTGTGCCGGACAGCACAGAGAGGATTGCTGAAGCAATCAATACCTTACTTCGAGAGGGGGCTGAGATGGTTACCGTTACCGGAGGAATGTCCGTGGATCCGGATGATTTGACTCCTGCAGGGATTAAAGCGGCTGGTGGTCGCATTGTTACCTACGGTGCGCCTACATTGCCGGGAGCCATGTTTATGGTAGCCTACATCGGGAATGTACCGGTGCTGGGTCTGCCCGGATGTGTTATGTATCACGGGAGCAGTATTTTTGACCTGGTGGTGCCGCGCATTTTGGCGGGGGAGGAAATAACCCGCAAGGACATCATTGCCTTGGGGCACGGCGGGCTTTGCGTAAAATGTACCCCATGCAGATACCCGGATTGTGGTTTTGGTAAAGGTGGTTAA
- a CDS encoding complex I 24 kDa subunit family protein → MLLEGDAKKEKFRQLDKVLAVYGRDPEQLIRVLQRAQDIFGYLPEEVQAYISHKMDIPVSAVNGVVTFYALFSTEPRGEVNVNVCLGTACYVQGAQKIYEGFREQLGIRDGNNTEDMQFTVRSSRCIGACGLAPVITVNEDVHGKVTAKDVAKLIRKHRKKEAAGEENEAGERNGSGEYQGPPPTGP, encoded by the coding sequence GTGCTTTTGGAAGGCGATGCAAAAAAAGAAAAATTTCGCCAACTGGATAAAGTTCTGGCGGTTTATGGACGGGACCCGGAGCAATTAATCCGGGTTTTACAAAGGGCACAGGATATTTTTGGCTATCTGCCTGAAGAAGTACAAGCCTATATATCACATAAAATGGATATCCCGGTCAGTGCCGTCAATGGTGTGGTTACCTTTTACGCTCTTTTCTCAACGGAGCCCCGGGGCGAAGTGAACGTAAATGTTTGCCTGGGAACGGCCTGTTATGTTCAGGGGGCGCAGAAAATCTATGAGGGGTTCCGGGAGCAATTGGGAATTCGGGATGGCAATAATACCGAGGACATGCAGTTTACCGTTCGCAGCAGCCGCTGTATCGGCGCCTGTGGCTTAGCCCCGGTGATCACCGTAAACGAAGATGTCCACGGCAAAGTAACTGCAAAGGACGTGGCCAAACTGATCCGTAAACATAGAAAGAAAGAAGCGGCAGGTGAGGAAAATGAGGCTGGAGAACGTAACGGATCTGGAGAATATCAAGGCCCGCCGCCTACCGGACCTTAA
- a CDS encoding NADH-quinone oxidoreductase subunit NuoF, producing MRLENVTDLENIKARRLPDLNVRLGLAPEAGYQVLYCTGTGCSSGGSGPVIEALGAEIKKQSLQDKIRIFKTGCFGFCKMGPVLLVHPGQIFYCLVHEKDVGELVERHFKEGKTVARLLYKEPGKDDVYTQMKEIPFFHAQKRIALRNCGLINPEDIEEYIANDGYFALYDVLHHKTPEQVIDVIRQSGLRGRGGGGFPSGQKWTFTAQAEGSPKYVVCNADEGDPGAFMDRSILEGDPHSVLEAMTIAGYSIGGSRGIIYVRAEYPIAIKRLELAIEQARQAGLLGSNILASDFSFDIELRLGAGAFVCGEETALLKSAMGERGEPRPRPPFPAVCGFRNKPTLLNNVETYANVPIILRQGWEWYSKLGTEKSKGTKVFSIAGKINNTGLIEVPMGTTLQTIIYDIGGGIPGGKKLKAVQTGGPSGGVIPAQLLNTPIDYESLAQVGSMMGSGGLIVMDETDCMVDIAKFYLEFSQEESCGKCTPCRVGTKRMLEIMERITRGQGEMEDLAELEELARDIKDAALCGLGQTAPNPVLSTLRYFRDEYIAHVRDKTCPAGVCRELTDFVVDPEKCISCGLCAKACGVAAVRGEKKGPYYIDRQKCIKCGSCQARCPKDAIFKTAMGGEGINASKPGDNWTAYPTA from the coding sequence ATGAGGCTGGAGAACGTAACGGATCTGGAGAATATCAAGGCCCGCCGCCTACCGGACCTTAATGTTCGTTTAGGTCTTGCTCCGGAAGCCGGTTACCAAGTTTTGTACTGCACAGGGACCGGATGCTCCTCCGGTGGCAGTGGTCCTGTTATTGAAGCACTGGGTGCCGAGATAAAAAAACAGAGTTTGCAGGATAAGATACGGATTTTTAAAACCGGCTGTTTTGGCTTCTGCAAAATGGGTCCGGTTCTGCTGGTTCACCCGGGACAAATTTTTTACTGTCTGGTACATGAAAAAGATGTGGGGGAGTTAGTGGAACGGCATTTTAAGGAAGGAAAGACAGTGGCAAGACTGCTTTATAAGGAACCGGGCAAGGACGATGTTTATACTCAGATGAAGGAAATTCCTTTCTTCCATGCCCAAAAGCGGATTGCACTTAGAAACTGCGGCCTAATTAATCCTGAGGACATTGAGGAATATATTGCTAACGACGGTTATTTTGCTCTTTATGACGTATTACATCATAAAACTCCTGAACAGGTCATTGACGTCATCCGGCAATCCGGATTGAGGGGCCGGGGAGGAGGGGGCTTTCCCTCCGGGCAAAAATGGACCTTTACCGCCCAGGCGGAAGGTTCTCCTAAGTATGTGGTTTGTAATGCCGATGAAGGGGATCCGGGTGCTTTTATGGACCGCAGCATTTTGGAGGGAGACCCCCACAGTGTGCTGGAGGCGATGACCATAGCGGGCTACAGTATTGGGGGCAGCCGGGGTATTATTTACGTCCGGGCGGAATACCCCATTGCCATCAAACGCCTGGAGCTGGCCATTGAGCAGGCCCGGCAAGCCGGACTGCTGGGCAGCAATATTTTGGCAAGTGATTTTTCCTTTGATATTGAACTTCGCCTGGGCGCCGGAGCCTTTGTTTGCGGGGAGGAAACAGCCCTGCTGAAGTCGGCCATGGGAGAACGGGGAGAGCCTCGGCCCAGGCCGCCTTTTCCGGCAGTATGCGGCTTTCGCAACAAGCCCACCCTGTTAAATAATGTGGAGACCTATGCCAATGTCCCCATCATTTTGCGCCAGGGCTGGGAATGGTACAGCAAGCTGGGAACAGAAAAAAGTAAAGGGACAAAAGTTTTTTCTATCGCCGGAAAGATTAACAATACCGGTTTGATTGAGGTGCCCATGGGGACCACCCTGCAAACCATTATTTATGATATTGGCGGGGGTATCCCCGGGGGTAAAAAATTGAAAGCGGTACAAACCGGGGGACCTTCGGGCGGGGTCATACCGGCCCAACTGCTGAACACGCCCATTGATTACGAGTCCCTGGCCCAGGTGGGTTCCATGATGGGCTCCGGTGGCTTAATTGTAATGGATGAAACCGACTGTATGGTGGATATTGCCAAGTTCTATCTGGAATTCAGTCAGGAGGAATCCTGCGGTAAGTGTACACCCTGCCGGGTGGGTACCAAACGCATGCTGGAAATTATGGAGAGAATCACCCGGGGACAGGGGGAAATGGAAGACTTGGCTGAATTGGAGGAATTGGCCCGGGATATTAAGGACGCAGCCCTGTGCGGTTTGGGCCAGACGGCGCCCAACCCGGTATTGTCCACACTGCGTTACTTCCGGGACGAATACATTGCCCATGTTCGGGATAAAACCTGTCCCGCCGGTGTCTGCCGGGAGCTGACGGATTTTGTGGTAGACCCTGAGAAATGTATTTCCTGCGGTCTTTGTGCCAAGGCTTGTGGCGTTGCAGCCGTGCGGGGGGAAAAGAAAGGGCCTTATTATATTGACCGTCAAAAGTGTATTAAATGCGGATCCTGCCAGGCCCGCTGCCCCAAGGATGCCATTTTTAAGACTGCCATGGGAGGTGAAGGAATCAATGCCAGCAAACCGGGAGACAACTGGACCGCATACCCTACCGCCTGA
- a CDS encoding SAM-dependent methyltransferase: MKKAIVKNLFNQMENANFEVTFWDGEVVQYGEKEPRIKIIFHKPLPLSLDLKDPILAMGEAYMEGIWDYEGELEEIFRMVDNNEHKFKPNGIAKNIGGLVKALNHSAEKLKQKENIQHHYDLGNDFFGLWLDETLSYSCAYFKSEKDTLYQAQINKIDHILKKLQLKPGERLLDIGCGWGWLIIRAAQQYQVKALGITLSSQQYEAVLQRIKEEQLEHLVDVKLISYLDLLNTDYRFEKIVSVGMFEHVGQGNLHKYMEKINELLVPGGLSLLHTITGLTEQPVNNWIKKYIFPGGYIPSLREIIWMLPEHRFHLLHTESLRMHYAKTLDHWYGNFSQWRDLIAEKMGEKFVRMWGLYLNGCAASFRVSGLDIYQFLFSKGLNNQLPLEYSYIYK; this comes from the coding sequence ATGAAAAAGGCCATTGTTAAAAACCTGTTTAACCAAATGGAGAACGCCAATTTTGAGGTAACCTTTTGGGATGGGGAAGTCGTACAGTACGGAGAAAAGGAGCCGCGGATAAAAATCATCTTTCATAAACCCCTCCCCTTAAGTCTTGATCTAAAGGACCCCATATTGGCTATGGGTGAGGCTTACATGGAAGGCATCTGGGATTACGAAGGGGAATTGGAAGAGATCTTCCGTATGGTGGATAACAACGAGCATAAATTTAAGCCCAATGGTATTGCTAAGAATATTGGTGGATTGGTTAAGGCTTTAAACCATTCGGCGGAGAAGTTAAAACAAAAGGAAAATATCCAACATCATTATGATCTGGGGAATGATTTCTTTGGCTTGTGGCTGGATGAAACCCTAAGCTATTCCTGCGCTTATTTTAAAAGCGAAAAAGACACTCTGTACCAAGCGCAAATCAATAAGATTGATCATATTTTAAAAAAGCTTCAGTTAAAGCCGGGGGAACGTTTACTCGATATCGGCTGCGGCTGGGGCTGGCTTATCATTAGGGCCGCACAGCAGTATCAGGTAAAGGCTCTGGGAATCACGCTCAGCAGCCAGCAATACGAGGCGGTCTTACAAAGAATTAAAGAGGAACAGTTGGAGCATTTGGTTGACGTAAAGCTGATTAGCTACCTCGATCTTTTAAACACGGATTACCGGTTTGAAAAGATTGTTAGCGTGGGCATGTTTGAACACGTAGGCCAAGGAAATCTTCATAAATATATGGAAAAGATAAACGAACTGCTGGTGCCCGGCGGACTGTCCCTGCTGCATACCATTACAGGATTAACCGAGCAGCCGGTGAATAACTGGATTAAAAAATATATTTTCCCGGGAGGATACATCCCCTCCCTGCGGGAAATTATCTGGATGCTGCCGGAGCATCGTTTTCACTTATTGCATACGGAGAGTTTAAGAATGCATTACGCCAAAACCCTGGATCACTGGTATGGTAACTTCAGCCAGTGGCGGGATTTAATCGCTGAAAAGATGGGTGAGAAATTTGTCCGAATGTGGGGGCTGTATTTAAATGGTTGTGCCGCCTCCTTCAGAGTTTCCGGCCTGGATATTTACCAGTTTTTGTTTTCTAAGGGACTCAATAACCAACTTCCTTTAGAATACAGCTATATTTATAAATAA
- a CDS encoding substrate-binding domain-containing protein, translated as MLKEGYIYHAMIFLVFVLVLATGCSGQQARETNNAAEKNQSQEQLLMASTIGPIDAGIVGVLEEAFEKKTGIKMRHLGAGTGEALKIGQSGNVDLVMVHAKALEEKFVAEGYGTRRIPLMYNDFIIMGPPEDPAQIRGMKSATEALQKIAQSQILFITRGDNSGTHVKEKELWQAAGIKPEGLWYKIYEKGTEGNAKTLKYTDEQKAYTLIDRATYLTLKTEINLQVLVEKDEALLNYITLIPVNPEKFPSAKNELALKFVEFATSQEGQTIIKEFGKEKYGESLFFPNAGDGEKL; from the coding sequence TTGCTAAAAGAAGGGTACATTTATCATGCCATGATTTTTCTGGTATTTGTTCTCGTTCTGGCAACAGGCTGCAGCGGTCAGCAGGCCAGGGAAACCAACAATGCGGCAGAAAAAAATCAGTCTCAGGAGCAACTCTTAATGGCTTCTACCATTGGTCCCATTGATGCCGGTATTGTTGGCGTTTTAGAAGAAGCCTTTGAAAAGAAAACCGGAATTAAAATGCGCCACCTGGGGGCGGGAACCGGTGAGGCTTTAAAAATCGGTCAAAGCGGAAACGTTGATTTAGTGATGGTTCATGCCAAGGCATTGGAAGAAAAATTTGTCGCCGAGGGCTATGGTACCAGGCGGATCCCCTTGATGTACAATGATTTTATCATCATGGGACCGCCGGAGGATCCAGCCCAGATTAGGGGCATGAAGAGTGCTACCGAGGCCTTGCAAAAAATTGCCCAGTCACAAATCCTTTTTATCACCCGGGGCGATAATTCCGGGACCCACGTAAAGGAAAAGGAGCTTTGGCAGGCTGCGGGAATCAAGCCGGAAGGCTTGTGGTATAAGATTTATGAAAAAGGCACCGAGGGCAACGCTAAAACGCTCAAATACACCGATGAACAAAAAGCCTACACACTTATAGACCGGGCTACCTACCTGACGCTAAAAACAGAAATCAACCTGCAAGTCCTGGTAGAAAAGGATGAGGCACTCCTGAACTACATTACGCTAATTCCTGTTAATCCTGAGAAATTTCCCTCCGCAAAAAATGAACTGGCTTTAAAATTTGTAGAATTTGCAACCAGTCAAGAAGGACAAACCATCATTAAAGAATTTGGCAAGGAAAAATATGGTGAGTCCCTGTTCTTCCCCAACGCCGGGGATGGCGAAAAATTATAA